In Toxoplasma gondii ME49 chromosome VIII, whole genome shotgun sequence, a single genomic region encodes these proteins:
- a CDS encoding adenylate cyclase, putative (encoded by transcript TGME49_270865) yields the protein MRESRLGNILHNVVSGAGGLVHAGWHGVQHAINANSGSDEEGFIRKAGPARLNLTPERPPPIEEAPETLANHGDAVSQDWRWLALRCEQRLNAVLQQRTTKSAKLTDTLGPSFDIRQFACFMPRTVLEAIADRRIRHSDDFDIQIEQFTAAVVFCDASGFTALTEALDTKPNGAERLGNIINQFFDKIIKIVHYWGGDVIKFSGDAMTIVWPVDDESPQPDADGSEKDGKAAREEETGDDFYRIDSQVACQLAVQCCLTLHQTLHGYVTGCDDKVLTLHIGVGFGQVHILQVGGIMDRWEYVVAGAPLEEISVAEPLAGSGETVVSPSVASALAGAADLEEVPNSPPGRIFYKVKGLHAAGPEKAKSIAVGISRSSTRALWGSEKPREQIEEVETLPVQPPPPLAPIDVESDDIDLLRRYIPPSVFRRLTTGCNVFLNELRVVSVVFICVRGLDVSTRTGSLIAHKLMKMTQKAAYTMEGSVNKFLVDDKGVLLLVMFGLPPVYHLDDPIRAIMAALRVIDGMKVFGLDAGIGITSGRVWCGTVGNEIRKEYTALGDYVNLAARLMAKAGPREIFVDVNTFQAARHALEFKQLPSMHVKGKEHPVQVFMPTGVMINQKKDAVEDHPLLSWPQWSGKKQLREMMLPSAPYLEQTSLLGKSSKYNAFRPPLDYPVPTGPLFAHEWCEPFLPELQPFAAVGGVMVIRGKEGLGTHELAKLLGQIGRKDLKRQTFFISNMPDSVQMNIGNVPLLAWRKLCTEMVERWRVSDNREKKGYSKIDRDNSVYGLTKELIHPSFHWRLEDMKPVIHGLVLPYELPENQVMLKQRLKNLKSYQRRHGGMRHPLIMSPAINLLLKPAEWVGDAAAAAASAARVITPVNNWMRKLSSSQDDEVSDSDDSDDSGTGPPRLGLANVARGSGESIAPIIASLVNGFTLYESSIIILHVRTGTSVFAEMDRDSWKVARMVARVSLVRRSHRLENDMKDLKEWRRLHSRKCWWCKGYRTRTVVDSSGKEHLVQPTSLCRPLPSQFYQPLLFVLICSETTDNVPEQQQLVQMARDNNALIELKKLGLQETAAYLSHCLSIRKSGLDPGFVEYVQRASAGVPKYVYLTAKKLVTEQAVVLTPEGGVKKEARLSPRARRASGRRRSLSAAGPEEDRDEGDEGDRDDEDDDSQDEEDERREDDEVARCVCELIEKVKLQRDELAKAQGSANSQRGETDEGKLLPAPNDRWTHSAIYDRLPPDVRAPDAAALALDAPPLSAFDLGAMEEQMMHHGHRYDGSALDLGAGASGSELCPSQLYLASKYRERLHAGLSPDPSLGAGQTDSDASGVMDAKSRVGRQSGPGGESGEGGSLPSQRGSWPHHVHFDSGKETHAGQAGGGVRRKMGVAERQRLDDDARISRGKLTRAEYAFLQNAPPWVQLDAIDVKGLSLYKRRRWAAARNLEWDSDAECAVEAADDDATLAGHPAFLLQEGENGERRRRRTLYTGMVVKEDLLSLPFVPELIANCMFTVERLQPEEQMVAKVASVFPCAFTPVELCRAYPRRKPLEEFCAIIYQLIIRDVLEVCDPPSLEDLTSLAASIGVGAEGIETDMALDDSKLRVPGAAASNQAVRLSQSCLHNRSKRLSFLLNAASSSEGSGDPGEGAKAGNTLSPFFPGAGTTASQNRGSSGFSSASLLPPVARGGGTPSPSDQNSSSPGNSKIVGTHSGSLEHVPFPGLAPGHERRPSVMKAGGLVTPRRIVEGSLGGERAQPDGGGAPGTAGGPRDPQPSGRLTMAKAGTVVTREVWETVLMNEDGTDVFLRFNSIALQRVVSDLLLTDERKWLTLVCRRIIALRFTESPSSSKPSEPRAPADAAAAGVRLSARQEGVSEKGVSASAPPVRLEENRIDEGAEEEAEARDEAIEADLAREQSPPQSLLETALAAERETHEQAVKAEQAIAAKEQKDEIERLVSKAVLSRAGSGHLAGRKLSRKETATPYGSPIGRHSSASSRGAMSSEESEPVIHVEADEERGGNELWKRVSEESHLRSVTNGRPIDPSADR from the exons GTCTTCTGTGACGCCAGTGGTTTCACAGCTTTGACAGAAGCGCTGGATACGAAGCCGAATGGAGCTGAACGTTTGGGGAATATAATCAACCAGTTCTTCGACAAAATCATCAAAATTGTTCACTACTGGGGTGGAGATGTGATCAAATTCAGTGGAGACGCCATGACCATCGTCTGGCCCGTCGATGATGAATCACCGCAGCCGGACGCAGATGGCTCTGAAA AAGATGGAAAGGCTGcaagggaagaggagacaggagacgacTTTTACAGAATCGACAGTCAGGTGGCATGTCAACTAGCTGTGCAATGCTGCCTGACTCTTCACCAGACTCTGCATGGCTACGTGACAGGCTGTGATGACAAGGTCCTGACACTTCACATAGGTGTCGGATTTGGTCAAGTTCATATTCTCCAG GTCGGAGGAATCATGGATCGTTGGGAATACGTTGTGGCAGGCGCACCTCTAGAAGAGATTTCTGTCGCGGAGCCTCTAGCGGGCTCTGGGGAGACAGTCGTTTCGCCTTCGGTGGCATCCGCGTTAGCCGGAGCTGCAGACTTGGAGGAGGTCCCGAACTCGCCTCCTGGTCGAATTTTCTACAAAGTAAaaggactgcatgcagcggggcctgagaaggcgaagagcaTTGCGGTTGGGATTTCCAGGTCGTCGACACGCGCACTGTGGGGCAGCGAAAAACCAAGGGAGCAAATtgaagaagtggagacgcTGCCGGTTCAGCCCCCCCCGCCACTTGCTCCCATCGATGTAGAGTCCGACGACATCGATCTCCTCAGACG GTATATTCCACCGTCAGTGTTCCGCCGCCTCACAACGGGATGCAACGTTTTTCTGAACGAACTGCgtgtcgtctctgtcgtcttcatTTGCGTTCGGGGCCTGGATGTCTCCACGCGAACTGGCAGCCTCATCGCCCACAAATTAATGAAAATGACTCAGAAGGCCGCCTACACAATg GAAGGATCTGTCAACAAGTTTCTCGTCGATGACAAAGgagttctccttctcgtcatGTTCGGACTGCCTCCTGTCTACCATTTGGATGATCCGATAAGAG CGATCATGGCGGCGCTGCGCGTAATCGACGGGATGAAGGTTTTTGGTTTGGATGCTGGCATTGGCATCACCAGTGGACGCGTCTGGTGTGGA ACTGTTGGCAATGAAATTCGAAAGGAATACACAGCTCTGGGTGACTATGTGAATCTTGCCGCACGGCTCATGGCGAAGGCAGGGCCCCGAGAGATCTTCGTCGATGT gaACACATTTCAGGCGGCCCGCCACGCACTCGAATTTAAGCAGCTGCCGAGTATGCACGTGAAGGGGAAGGAACATCCCGTTCAAGTTTTTATGCCTACGGGTGTGATGATCAACCAGAAAAAAGATGCCGTTGAAGAC CACCCCTTGCTGTCGTGGCCTCAGTGGAGCGGGAAGAAGCAACTGAGAGAAATGATGTTGCCGTCTGCTCCTTATTTGGAGCAAACGTCTCTTCTTGGCAAGTCAAGCAAATACAACGCGTTCCGCCCGCCGCTCGACTACCCAGTTCCGACGGggcctctcttcgctcaCGAATG GTGCGAGCCGTTTTTGCCCGAGTTGCAGCCTTTTGCGGCAGTGGGAGGCGTGATGGTGATCAGGGGGAAAGAGGGTCTTGGCACCCACGAACTGGCGAAACTCCTCGGTCAGATTG GGAGAAAGGACCTCAAGCGTCAAACGTTCTTCATCAGCAACATGCCTGACTCAGTGCAAATGAACATCGGAAACGTACCTCTGCTCGCGTGGAGAAAACTATGTACAGAGATGGTTGAG CGCTGGCGCGTCAGCGAcaaccgagagaagaagggataCTCGAAGATCGACAGAGATAATTCGGTCTACGGCCTCACGAAGGAACTGATTCATCCCTCCTTTCACTG GCGCCTGGAAGACATGAAGCCTGTGATTCATGGCCTCGTGCTGCCCTACGAACTTCCGGAGAACCAAGTGATGTTGAAGCAGCGTCTCAAGAATCTCAAGAGCTACCAGCGGCGGCAC ggcGGCATGCGCCATCCACTTATTATGTCACCGGCCATCAATCTCCTCTTGAAGCCTGCGGAGTGGGTCGGCgatgcagctgcagcagcagcctcTGCTGCCCGCGTGATCACTCCAGTCAACAACTGGATGAGGAAACTCAGCTCTTCCCAAGACGACGAGGTGTCAG ATTCCGACGACTCTGACGACAGCGGCACCGGTCCCCCTCGACTGGGTCTGGCGAACGTT GCCCGAGGAAGTGGCGAGTCAATCGCGCCGATCATTGCCTCTTTGGTCAACGGATTCACGCTGTACGAAAGCTCGATTATCATCCTGCATGTTCGCACCGGGACGTCCGTGTTTGCTGAG ATGGACCGCGACAGCTGGAAGGTCGCGCGAATGGTCGCacgcgtctccctcgtccgCCGCTCTCATCGCCTTGAAAACGACATGAAAGATCTGAAGGAATGGCGTCGTCTCCACTCCCGGAAATGTTGGTGGT GCAAAGGCTACCGAACTCGCACTGTCGTCGACAGCTCTGGGAAGGAGCATCTCGTTCAGCCGACGTCGTTGTGTCGGCCTCTCCCTTCGCAGTTCTACCaacctcttcttttcgttctcaTCTGCAG CGAGACGACGGACAATGTCCCTGAACAGCAGCAGCTCGTCCAGATGGCCCGCGACAACAACGCCCTAATCGAATTGA AGAAGCTCGGCCTTCAAGAGACTGCGGCGTACCTCAGTCACTGCCTCAGCATTCGGAAGAGCGGACTCGACCCTGGTTTCGTCGAGTACGTCCAGCGCGCCTCTGCAG GTGTTCCAAAGTACGTGTATCTGACAGCTAAGAAATTGGTGACGGAGCAAGCAGTCGTGTTGACCCCTGAGGGCGGTGTGAAAAAAGAGGCgcgactgtctcctcgggCGCGAAGGGCTTCGGGGCGCCGACGTTCCTTAAGTGCCGCAGGCCCGGAGGAGGATCGAGACGAAggggacgaaggagacagagatgaCGAGGACGATGACAgtcaagacgaagaagacgaacgacgTGAGGATGATGAAGTCGCAAGGTGTGTCTGTGAACTAATTGAGAAAGTTAAACTCCAGAGAGATGAGCTAGCGAAGGCCCAGGGTTCGGCGAACAGCCAGCGAGGtgaaacagacgaaggaaagcTTCTCCCTGCTCCCAATGACCG GTGGACACATTCAGCGATTTACGACAGACTGCCTCCAGATGTGCGAGCGCCAGATGCCGCAGCACTGGCTCTCGATGCCCCGCCACTCTCAGCGTTTGACTTGGGCGCGATGGAGGAGCAGATGATGCACCACGGGCATCGGTATGATGGCTCTGCACTGGACTTGGGAGCTGGAGCCTCAGGGTCGGAGCTCTGTCCCTCCCAGCTCTACCTCGCCTCCAAGTATCGAGAGCGTCTCCACGCTGGCCTGTCTCCAGATCCATCGCTTGGTGCGGGTCAAACGGACTCCGACGCTTCGGGTGTGATGGACGCGAAGTCACGTGTGGGGCGGCAGTCTGGACCGGGTGGGGAGAGCGGCGAGGGCGGATCCCTTCCGAGTCAGCGGGGCAGCTGGCCTCACCACGTCCACTTTGATTCGGGGAAAGAGACGCACGCAGGGCAGGCAGGGGGCGGGGTCCGAAGGAAGATGGGGGTGGCGGAACGTCAGCGGCTAGACGATGATGCGCGAATCAGCAGGGGGAAGCTGACGCGGGCGGAATACGCTTTTCTTCAGAACGCCCCTCCGTGGGTCCAGCTGGACGCGATCGATGTGAAGGGTTTGAGTTTGTACAAAAGGCGGCGGTGGGCTGCAGCGCGGAACCTCGAGTGGGACTCCGATGCTGAGTGTGCCGTAGAGGCCGCCGACGACGACGCGACTCTGGCTGGACACcccgcctttcttcttcaggagGGCGAGAATGGGGAGcgtcgacgcagacggaCGCTCTACACGGGCATGGTGGTGAAGGAAGACCTGCTATCGCTGCCCTTTGTCCCTGAACTCATCGCCAATTGCATGTTCACTGTCGAGCGCCTCCAGCCCGAGGAGCAAATGGTGGCAAAAGTCGCGTCCGTCTTCCCCTGCGCGTTCACCCCTGTTGAGCTCTGTCGTGCGTATCCCAGGCGAAAGCCCCTGGAGGAGTTCTGCGCTATCATCTACCAGCTGATCATCAGAGATGTGTTGGAAGTATGTGACCCGCCATCGCTGGAAGACCTCACCTCGCTCGCAGCCTCGATCGGCGTGGGTGCCGAGGGCATCGAGACCGACATGGCCCTCGACGACTCCAAGCTCCGGGTCCCGGGCGCGGCTGCGAGCAACCAGGCTGTGAGGCTCTCCCAGAGCTGTCTCCACAATCGCTCGAAGCGcctgtcgtttcttctgaatgccgcttcttcgtctgaaGGCTCAGGCGACccaggcgaaggcgcgaaaGCCGGCAACACGCTCTCCCCGTTCTTCCCAGGCGCGGGGACGACCGCGTCGCAGAACAGAGGCAGCAGTGGGTTTTCCAGTGCCTCCCTGCTTCCGCCGGTCGCGCGGGGCGGGGGGACGCCGAGCCCCAGCGACCAGAACTCGTCCTCCCCGGGCAACAGCAAAATAGTAGGAACCCATAGCGGAAGCCTGGAACACGTCCCCTTCCCGGGCCTCGCCCCTGGCCACGAACGTCGCCCCTCCGTCATGAAGGCTGGGGGCCTCGTGACCCCACGGCGCATTGTCGAGGGCTCCCTCGGAGGTGAACGCGCTCAACCTGACGGCGGTGGAGCCCCGGGAACCGCTGGCGGGCCAAGAGACCCCCAGCCGAGCGGACGTCTCACCATGGCGAAGGCCGGAACCGTCGTCACCCGGGAGGTGTGGGAAACCGTTCTCATGAATGAAGACGGAACAGATGTCTTCCTCAGATTCAACAGTATCGCGCTTCAGAGG GTCGTCTCTGATCTCCTTTTGACGGACGAGCGAAAGTGGTTGACTCTTGTGTGCAg GCGCATTATAGCGCTGCGATTCACGGAGTCCCCGTCATCGTCAAAGCCTTCAGAGCCGCGCGCGcccgcagacgccgcggcGGCCGGGGTGAGATTATCCGCGAGGCAGGAAGGCGTCTCAGAAAAaggtgtctctgcttctgcgcccCCAGTTCGTCTTGAAGAGAACCGCATTGACGAGggagctgaggaagaagcagaggcgcgtGACGAAGCCATCGAGGCTG ATCTTGCTAGAGAGCAATCGCCTCCACAATCTCTGTTGGAGACGGCGTTGgcggcagagcgagagacacacgagcaGGCAGTAAAGGCAGAGCAAGCAATTGCAGCCAAAGAGCAAAAAGACGAGATCGAGCGGCTTGTCTCCAAGGcggttctctctcgagcCGGAAGCGGGCACCTTGCGGGGCGGAAGTTGTCGCGGAAAGAGACGGCGACTCCATATGGTTCCCCGATTGGCCGGCACTCCAGTGCGTCCTCCAGAGGAGCGATGAGCTCAGAAGAATCTGAGCCAGTTATTCATGTAGAGGCtgacgaagagaggggagggaaCGAACTGTGGAAACGTGTGTCGGAAGAAAGCCATCTAAGAAGCGTGACGAACGGCCGCCCCATTGACCCTTCCGCAGACCGCTGA